Part of the Methylomonas sp. AM2-LC genome, CTCACAATAAAAACCTCTGGAGGGTATACAATGAAATGGGAAACACCTGCTTACAATGACATGCGTTTCGGCTTTGAAGTAACCATGTACATTTATAACCGTTAATCTTTACGATTGACAAAGGAAAGGGGCATTTTTTTGCCCCTTTTTTTTGCCTGCCGGATTTTAATCCCGTATCATTCCGCCCTCATTTATCAAAGTATAGTCAACTATGAAAATCAGAGTTCTTGGCGCAGGCGCAGGTGGTGGCTTTCCACAATGGAATTGCAATTGCAATAATTGCCAACGTTTACGCAACGGCCAACTAAAAGGTAAAGCCCGTACCCAATCATCCATTGCAATCAGTACCGATAATCGCAATTGGTTATTGTTCAATACATCACCGGATATTCGCGCCCAACTGGAAGCCTTTCCGGCCATACAACCTAAAGAGGGTATTCGCGATACCGGCATTAAAGCCATATTGTTAATTGACAGCCAAATCGATCACACGACGGGAATGCTCATGTTAAGAGAAGGCAAACCCTTGGAAGTGTATTGCACCGAAATGGTTAAACAGGATTTAACGACTGGCTTTCCACTTTTCACTATGCTGAAAGACTACTGCACCGTTAATCATCATCCCATTGCATGTGACAGTAGCCCATTTACTATTCCTGGCATAGACGATATACGGATTTATGCACACGCCTTAAAAAGTAAGGCGCCTCCTTATTCACCCCATCGACATAATCCTCATGAGGGTGACAATATAGGTGTCATAGTTGAACAAATCTCCACCGGCAAAAAACTGTATTATTCACCCGGTCTTGGAGAAATTGAGTCGCATGTCTTAGCGGCAATGCAAAATGTTGACTGCCTAATGGTTGACGGCACTTTCTGGACTGACGATGAAATGTGCCAGCAAAACATCAGCCACAAGAAAGCTCGCGAGATTGGTCACTTACCCCAATCTGGACCGGGTGGCATGATAGACGTTTTAAACAACGTACCTAATGCACGCAAGATTTTGATTCACATCAATAACACAAATCCGATTCTGGACGAAGATTCGCCGCAACGAAAGATTTTGGATGCTGCTGGCATCGAAGTCGCTTACGATGGTTTGGAAATTGACTTATAAAGGTGTCTAATGAGCTGCTGCGATAATAAACCCTGGTCCCGCGAAGAATTTGAAAACAAGTTACGCGGCATGGAAAAGTACTACCACATTCATCACCCGATGCATGTATTAATGAACGAAGGTAAATTAAGCCAAAAGCAATTACAAGGCTGGGTTGCAAATCGTTTTTATTATCAGGTCATGATACCGATCAAGGATGCCAACATTATGGCCAACTGTCCTGATCGGGAAACCCGTGCCAAATGGGTACAACGTATTCTGGATCACGACGGACATCCCGGCGATGCCGGTGGCATTGAAGCCTGGATACAACTGGGTATTGCGGTAGGTCTGAGTAGAGAAGAACTGACTTCTCTACAACACGTTCTTCCAGGTGTGCGTTTCGCAGTTGATGCCTATGTTAATTTTGCCCGCCGGGCCGAATGGCACGAAGCAGCTAGCTCCTCATTAACGGAATTATTCGCACCCAAAATTCATCAGCAACGCTTGGACAACTGGCCTGAGGTTTACCCCTGGGTACAACAAGAAGGCTACGCCTATTTCCGCAAACGCTTGACCGAAGCGCGTCGCGATGTTGAGCATGGTTTGCAACTGACTCTGGACTGGTACAAAACCCGTGAACAGCAAGAACGCATGCTGGATATTCTGAAATTCAAACTTGACGTATTATGGAGCATGGCTGATGCCATCTATTTAGCGTATGTAGCTGATATGCCACCCTATTTTACTGTCGAAACCTAACTTAAGCGCTAACTATCCAATATGAGTATCAATCCAGAACTAAATTTGCATTTTTCAACTCTGCATCGACTGCAATGGGAAGAAGCGCAACAAAAATATGTGATTCTTTATCCAGAAGGCATGGTAGAACTGAACCAAAGTTCAGCGGAAATACTCAAACTGTGTGACGGCAGCCGAAAATTGCCCGAAATCATAACAGAGTTGGAAGAAGCATTTGCCACCTCTGGTTTAGCAAGCGATATTACTTATTTTCTGGAAGTGGCATTACAAAATGGCTGGATTGAACACATATAATATCACCCCTCCACGCTGGCTACTGGCTGAGCTTAGCTATAAATGTCCGTTGCAATGTCCCTATTGTTCCAACCCTTTGGACTACGCAAAATATCCAGAGGAATTAAGTACTGAGGAATGGCAACAAGTACTGAGTCAGGCGCGTAAAATGGGGGCCGTTCAACTGGGATTTTCCGGTGGAGAACCGCTCACACGTACAGATTTGCCGGTACTAGTCAAATACGCTCGCGACTTGGGCTACTATTCCAACCTGATCACATCCGGCTATGGTTTGACTGAAGCCAAAATAATAGAATTGAAACAAGCTGGATTGGACCATATTCAAGTCAGCATTCAAGCTAGCACACAGGAACTTAACGACCATCTGGCGGGCACCGAAACCTATCTACAAAAACAGGAAGTGGCGCGATTGGTCAAAAAGCATGGCTATCCAATGGTGTTATGTGTAGTCATTCATCGGCAAAATATACATCAAATGCCGCAAATTCTAGAAATGGCAGAAAATTTAGGTGCCGATTATTTGGAACTAGCCAACACCCAATATTATGGCTGGGCACACCTTAATCGTGACACCTTGTTACCCACACGGGAACAGTTTATAGAAGCTGAAAAGATTGCTCAGGACTTTAAGGAAAAAGTGGCGGGCAAAATGAAAATCTATTATGTGGTGCCGGACTTTTACGAAGACAGGCCTAAAGCCTGTATGAATGGCTGGGGTAGCACATTCCTGACAATTGCCCCTGACGGAACCGCATTACCCTGCCACTCTGCTCGTGAATTACCTGGACTAGATTGTCCTAATGTCAAAGATTTCAGTATTGAACAAATCTGGAATGAGTCCAAAACTTTCAATTTTTTCCGTGGCACAGAATGGATGCAAGAACCCTGTCGAAGCTGCGACGAGAAACATAAGGATTTTGGCGGCTGTCGTTGCCAAGCTTATTTATTTAACGCCGATATGTTCAGCACTGACCCAGTGTGTAGCAAATCACCCGAACGTTACCGCATAGATGCGGCCATTAACGCAGCTAAACTACAAGCTTTATCTGCGGAAGAAAAGCCGCTGGTTTTTCGCAATAGCAAAAACTCTAAACAGTTTTAAAATTAAAGCTCTTATAAAGTAACAAACCTTGTAGGTAAAGTAACTACAAGGTTTATATACCTAGCCTCAATACTGCTTATTCATCAGTCAAGCCATTTATACCTTCGATATTCCAGTTATCAATACTGGCAACACCAGAAAGATCATCGCCATTTTGATATTGAATACGGCATACATAGTGTCGCATAGAGCCTGCTGCGTCTTTCGGCGTAATCTCGGCATCCGCATTGACAATATATTCATAATTACCCAAACTCCACACATTGGTAGGCTGGTTAGCAAAAGCCACAGCGGTCTCTTCACCTAAATCTTTTTTGATATAGGTGTTGCAATGTGAAAAGGCAATTGCCGTCATATCATTACTAATCGGCAATGGGCTGGCAAGATCTTTACTCTCGACCAAAAACAAATCGGAAGCTGCAATTTCATTCATGTAAGGCAAAACAAATTTAATTTGTAATGCTAGCAGACCAGCCAAACAGACAACAAATAACACAATACTCTTTTTATTCATAAATGCGGTGTATGTTTTTATAATAATAGTTATGGTTTTAAAGCGAATTCTAACAAAGATCAGGTACCAAGAGAATGCTAAGTAAGCTATTGATAGATAATAAGCTTCAGCATTTTAGCACAGCTTAGCACCTAAAGCTTGGATAGCCACCACTGGCAACGCTAGGCAAGGTTACCACAAAAATATCAGTATTCTACAAATCCTGTAACAGTTGCTAAATTTGCGGTTAGAATACTGTCATCAAGAAAAAAATGAGTAACGATTCAACGTAAAGCTAAGTTTTTATAGGATGATGGCATGGACTTCTCCCCACCCCTAACGGTGTCATAATGCACCTGGCAAATAAACAAGGGTAAGGAGAAATCCATGATCAAGAATAACGTAATTGGTTTAGATTTAGCAAAAAACATTTTTCATCTGGTGAGTTTTAATGCTGAACTGAAACAGATTAAAAAGAAAGTAAAGCGAGCGGATTTATTGTCGTACATAGCGAACTTGCCAGTCAGTATCATTGGTATGGAAGCCTGTGGAGGCTCGCATTATTGGGCGCGAGAAATCAAGAAACTGGGGCATGAAGTGGTATTGCTGAATGCCCGTTATGTGAAAGGGTTTGTGGTGGGCAATAAAAATGATTATAACGATGCAGAGGCTATTTGGACGGCAACACACCAACCGAAAAGACGAACAGTTTCGCTTAAGACGCTTGAGCAGCAAGATATTCAAATGCTGCATCGATTGCGTCAAAGTACAGTGGATGAACGGACGGCGGTGGCGAATCGAATTCGGGGTTTTTTAGGTGAGTGGGGAATTGTGCTGCCTATAGGCATCAATCAGCTCAGAACGCACCTCACTGAAATTATTGAAGATGCTGAGAATGGTTTAAGCGTGATCAGTCGAAATCTGTTTGCCAAACAGCTTGAAAAACTCAAGGAATTGGATAAAACGATCAAAGAGTATGATAAGCAGATTGATCAACTCTGTATTCAGAGCGAATTATGTCAACGATTTGTAGAGGTTCCAGGTATAGGAGCCATTACGGCTACTATGGCTGCATCGGATATAGGGGACGGTAAAGGCTATACCAAAAGCAAAAATTATGCAGCCAGTTTAGGCATTGTACCCAAACAGCACACGAGTGGTGACAAGGTGGTGTTGTTGGGTATCAGTAAACGAGGTAATGGCTATCTGCGAACTTTACTGATTCACGGCGCCCGATCAGTCTTGAAAAACTGCCAAGGTAAAACAGACTCGCTAAGTCGATGGTTGCAGGCGCTAATTGAACGACGTGGTTTTAACAAAGCGGCCGTCGCACTGGCCAATAAAAATGCCCGAATTTTGTGGGTAATGGCTACACAAAATAAGAGGTATGAGGTTAGGTCCGCCGATGTAGTCATGTCGTAGCGTGTAGGCCGGGTTATCCACGCCTTACCCAACACCTACACGTGATAGAAGGGTTCCGGTGTTGGGTAAGGCGTGGATAACCCTCAGTTGATATGATTAAAAGTGAATGGTGTAACACAGAGTAAAACAGATTGCGGAGGCAAGTAAATCCAATTGATGATAACAACAGGTCAGACCGGTGCTATTTATCCCGTTCAAGCACATAGATTTTAAAAATCGTTAGGATGTTTGTGGAAATAGCGCGCGAATACGTTCATCAAGGTTCAGTGGTTAAATTAATCAACCTCTAATTGAAACCGAATATATGGCGGCAATCTTGATTACTTTTGAAATCATTCATTTTGGTAAAATTTGTCTTGCAATAGGGGGGAAGTCCATATATGTGTCGATGCCAGAATGAGTATCAATGTCCACTGATACGCTCCACTCTATTCAGAACATACTATATTCATTTGATTTTAAG contains:
- the pqqB gene encoding pyrroloquinoline quinone biosynthesis protein PqqB, whose amino-acid sequence is MKIRVLGAGAGGGFPQWNCNCNNCQRLRNGQLKGKARTQSSIAISTDNRNWLLFNTSPDIRAQLEAFPAIQPKEGIRDTGIKAILLIDSQIDHTTGMLMLREGKPLEVYCTEMVKQDLTTGFPLFTMLKDYCTVNHHPIACDSSPFTIPGIDDIRIYAHALKSKAPPYSPHRHNPHEGDNIGVIVEQISTGKKLYYSPGLGEIESHVLAAMQNVDCLMVDGTFWTDDEMCQQNISHKKAREIGHLPQSGPGGMIDVLNNVPNARKILIHINNTNPILDEDSPQRKILDAAGIEVAYDGLEIDL
- the pqqE gene encoding pyrroloquinoline quinone biosynthesis protein PqqE; its protein translation is MAGLNTYNITPPRWLLAELSYKCPLQCPYCSNPLDYAKYPEELSTEEWQQVLSQARKMGAVQLGFSGGEPLTRTDLPVLVKYARDLGYYSNLITSGYGLTEAKIIELKQAGLDHIQVSIQASTQELNDHLAGTETYLQKQEVARLVKKHGYPMVLCVVIHRQNIHQMPQILEMAENLGADYLELANTQYYGWAHLNRDTLLPTREQFIEAEKIAQDFKEKVAGKMKIYYVVPDFYEDRPKACMNGWGSTFLTIAPDGTALPCHSARELPGLDCPNVKDFSIEQIWNESKTFNFFRGTEWMQEPCRSCDEKHKDFGGCRCQAYLFNADMFSTDPVCSKSPERYRIDAAINAAKLQALSAEEKPLVFRNSKNSKQF
- the pqqA gene encoding pyrroloquinoline quinone precursor peptide PqqA, yielding MKWETPAYNDMRFGFEVTMYIYNR
- a CDS encoding IS110 family transposase, which produces MIKNNVIGLDLAKNIFHLVSFNAELKQIKKKVKRADLLSYIANLPVSIIGMEACGGSHYWAREIKKLGHEVVLLNARYVKGFVVGNKNDYNDAEAIWTATHQPKRRTVSLKTLEQQDIQMLHRLRQSTVDERTAVANRIRGFLGEWGIVLPIGINQLRTHLTEIIEDAENGLSVISRNLFAKQLEKLKELDKTIKEYDKQIDQLCIQSELCQRFVEVPGIGAITATMAASDIGDGKGYTKSKNYAASLGIVPKQHTSGDKVVLLGISKRGNGYLRTLLIHGARSVLKNCQGKTDSLSRWLQALIERRGFNKAAVALANKNARILWVMATQNKRYEVRSADVVMS
- the pqqD gene encoding pyrroloquinoline quinone biosynthesis peptide chaperone PqqD — protein: MSINPELNLHFSTLHRLQWEEAQQKYVILYPEGMVELNQSSAEILKLCDGSRKLPEIITELEEAFATSGLASDITYFLEVALQNGWIEHI
- the pqqC gene encoding pyrroloquinoline-quinone synthase PqqC; amino-acid sequence: MSCCDNKPWSREEFENKLRGMEKYYHIHHPMHVLMNEGKLSQKQLQGWVANRFYYQVMIPIKDANIMANCPDRETRAKWVQRILDHDGHPGDAGGIEAWIQLGIAVGLSREELTSLQHVLPGVRFAVDAYVNFARRAEWHEAASSSLTELFAPKIHQQRLDNWPEVYPWVQQEGYAYFRKRLTEARRDVEHGLQLTLDWYKTREQQERMLDILKFKLDVLWSMADAIYLAYVADMPPYFTVET